The Ictalurus furcatus strain D&B chromosome 23, Billie_1.0, whole genome shotgun sequence genome includes the window atcgtctcatatctCAATCCCAATCGTCTTCGATGTATAACGAAAACAATAAAATTGCCCTTGCTGTTCCAAtgctttcagaggggactgtatgtactCTCTAACGTTCACCTAAATGATCCGACTTGTTTacaaacgacacatcactattaTGTAAGCTACCATACTGACCTTGTTCTAATAAAACACATGCAGGCCTTCAGCCGcgcctccttctcctcctgctgctgctgaatgAAGGCCTGTGGTATCTGTGATGTATTTTTCTCCAGCAGGCTTTGGTAGCTCGTGGCCAGGTTCAGCCAGTACCAAGGGTTGAAAGGATGAACAGAGCAAAGCTGTTTCAAACTAGAGATGCTGCTCATGACGTCTCCACAGCCCTCGTGGATGCTCTGTTCCAGCTGTAGGACGCAGGTCAGGTGGCAAGTGTTGGTCGCTTCATTCCTCTGCCAAACCAAAATACAGAATCAGTAGTGGGTCATTTTAATGTgaactttaatgttttaatgttgttaTTGGAAACAATCACTCgctgatgattttcctataacagcacattttgttatgctttattccttacataataaaTGGGTCTACTGGTGACAGGCCTGTCATGAGAACTACTTTTGTCGGGCGATATATAGTCCTAaaaataattgcgataaacaatattattgtcattttaagaacattttatgccactgatataatgataatataatagcataataatgcaagtacaccctGTCAAAGACCAATCaacttttaattcttaagaatattcagaCATTGGAATATAGCCTTGATTAACACATTTCTTCACCTATCGCTGTCCGCTCTGTGTGTGGAGAAGCTGCTTGAGGCCCGGAGAGCAGACTAGCACTGTCAACAGGGCTGAAAACTCAATTTGAATTATTCGCttaaatatttccaaatatttcaaattATATTCGAATTCTAAAGACTTTGAATATAAAGATTTAAATACTAGGGACCACcagatttttttaatcaacagtCCACCAGAGGGCGCaaagaataaatacaaacaGCTCTGTTATATTGTTCACTTCAAAGAACAAACCTGGCTGTTAACAAAGcgcatttatatttttaactaaAGTGCATAAAATGATGAAATCAAAAGCTTTCACCTAGGCTCTCAGGCCTGTTCTAGTGTTAATTTTCACACAGTTTTTAggaaaatatcctttaaatttagtcaatattttgtcatgtcatatttattaattttagttcattttactctgactaaaatggcATCGAATATTACTCAATGGTCTTTTAATTGACCAAATATACACAGATCTTATATATTACCTTAAACATTTATCGGCAaaaacgtgatttttttttttcaacagtgttTTAATTCAAATGCGTAGTTTTTGCATTCGAATGTGTATTTGTATCTTAAATTTGACAGCCCTAGAGCAGACGAAAGGACTAAAATGGCTAAAACGGTGGTGacattttgtaaacaaacacatgtaaacacaataGGCAATATCGAGGTCAGCAAAAACGATTGAGGTCATGTCCGTACATCGTACGATAAGTCGATAACATaattatcgtgacaggcctaaCTGGTGACTCTCATTATGTGCTCAGAAAAGTGATACATGTTTTCACAGCACCTATAAAATATCACTGTATCAGTCATGCAGGATCTGTTGTAGCCTACCAGTTTCTCACAGATCTCTAGGGCCTGTCCGCTCTTTCCCAGATGTCTGTAGCACCGTGCCATTCCCTCCAATACATCTCTTTTCATAGACAGATTATTATTAGGCACCAGAGGAAGGCACACTGTGTAGTCGTCTATAGCTTCCTGTGAAAATTCAACCAGAAACCACAGTGTGTAAACTGGGACAAAAATCACATGATATAAAATAGATTTGTTCGTTCACGTATCGATGACTCACCTGATATTGttttttcctgtatttcagATCCGCCCGGAACTTCATAGTTTTCTGTTCATCTAGTTCATCTTCGAATTTTTCATAATGACAAAACCACTACAGCCAAAAGACAGGAAGTAAATATGCACagaacattattaaaaaaagagaaaataagtgAATGTATTGACACAATACTAGCTGTTCATAAACAAGTTTCCTTCCAGTGTCAGTAAAtgatacatttatatacacatactgtctgtttttctttctacaaGTCCTATATAAGTCtttctgaatgagctgttactatagaaacaataacctgTCCACAAATATTAAAGGAAAGGAATGGTGTTTTCTGCCCCCAAATATCGGTGATTACTGCTcccaaatattaaatattcttcAGTGCCCCCAAATATTAAAGGAATAGTGTTTACTGTCcacatatattaaataaatattcatcaaTGTCCCCAAATATTAAAGGAATAGTATTTACTGTCCCCACATATTAAAGGAATAGTACTTACTGTCCCCACATATTAAAGGAATAGTATTTACTGTCCCCACATATTAAAGGAATAGTACTTACTGTCCCCACATATTAAAGGAATAGTATTTACTGTCCCCACATATTAAAGGAATAGTACTTACTGTCCCCACATATTAAAGGAATAGTATTTACTGTCCCCACATATTAAAGGAATAGGGTTTACTGTCCCCAGATATTAAAGAAATAGGGTTTACTGTCCCCAAATATTAAAGAAATAGGGTTTACTGTCCCCAAATATTAAAGGAATAGTATTTGGAATAGTATTTAGAAACCCCACCCCCAAATATTAAAGGAATAGCATTTACTGTCCACAAATATTAAAGGAATAGTATTTACTGTCCACAAATATTAAAGGAACAGTATTTACGGTCCACAAATATTAAAGGAATAGTATTTACTGTCCACAAATATTAAAGGAATAGTATTTACTGTCCACAAATATTAAAGGAATAGTCATCACAGCTGCCAAATGTGTTTTAACACGTGTCTTTAGACCTAAAGGCATTATTGGTGAGGAGAAGATTGTCTAAATGTTGCTGTTTTGAATTATTTAAGTAAGATGTGCTCTATGTGCTGCAGTTGCTCACCTCTGGCTCGCAGGTTTTAGGTGTATATGCGGGAAGATCTGTGAATAAATCCCTGTTTCGCGATTCCTCAAATACCGAATCATCAAACGTGCTCCCGAGAATTTCCATGATCTAAAACACAGTAAAGTTACATGCTTCCTCCGGTGTTTACTACAGCCTGCCTGCGTGAACTGGAGCTTCTTCTTCTGCGACAGATAAACACTGGCTGAATAACAGTTCAGTTTGTCAGAGCGCCCTCTAATGGACGCCACGCTGTTTGTACGTTACACGCTATAACAGGAATacagaatatttaaatatgtatgcTAAAGACAGGAGTTTAAAAAATGCATACTGTGAAAGTATGTCATTTTAAGATAGGCAAAGGTATGTGGATATCTTACTATTACCACCATATGTGATTGGAaacacagttgtataggatgTTTTAGTaggctgtagcattacaatttcccgtcactggaactaagaggcccaaacctgttccagcatgacaatgtccctgtgtaCAAAGAGAGCtctgtgaagacatggtttgcagAGTTTGGAATGaggaactcgagtgtcctgcacaaaaccccactgaacacctttgaaatgaactggaacgccgactgcaccccagacctcacctaacatcagtgcctgacatcactaatgctgttgtggctgaatgagcacaaatccccacagccatgctccaaaatattataaagccttcctagaagattGGAGGacattataacaacaaaggCAGACTAAATCTGTTGAGATGTTCAAGAAGCATATATGAatgtgattgtcaggtgtccacaaacttttggccatatagtgtattaacaaataatgaatatgatataggcttttatttattttgcctcttTTTTCAGGTCTCCTATCCTGCTATATTATGGGTGGGTAATATAATGCTATTATATTGATATCATGGTAAATTATGTctgaatatatttatatctctttttaaaacatttaaaaaaataaatattacataccTTGATTGGAAACAGCTGATTTGATGGTAAAATGTCATACTGAATCTTTTAAATTGTACTGTAaagtgtaaaatgtatttttatttctttatttgattCCTTCTTGTTAAGTTGTgttattttaaagtatttaatacacaagacacgcacacacacacacacacacacacacacacacacacacacacatacacacacacacacatatatataatgcatttttCTATTctatgctattattattataaaaaatctatttttctattatttttttttttaatcgaattCAGCTTTTCAGTTTTTTAGTTGTAGTGATCAGTTGGCAGgttttttctatctatctatctacctatccatTTCAAATATCTTCAAGTATCATATGGTGTTTTTGTTAATGATATGCTGCATATTTAGGCTTTGTTCGTgtatttgtgtttcttccatttctgaAAACACAATACGCATACGTTGTGGTTCTCTCGTAAATGTGTGTCAGAGATCTGTGCAGaactgaagatattttgtgagacttcaatttttattaatttttttttgcatacacaAAGCAATTGTATCACTTcgtaaaattgggattaaaccaccagagtcacatggattactttcactatgcctttatgaactttttagAGCTTGAACAttttggttactggactgtaaatggagggacaaaAATcacccaggtttcattaaaaatgtctttatttgtGTTCCAGAGTTTGAACGAAAGTCTtacgggtttggaacgacacgaGGGTGAGTAACTAataacagaattttcattttcgggtgaactatccctttaaatgTAGGCTACATTTTGCACTCGTTTTGTGTGGGGAAGCAAACTTTTGCACCCTTTTGCAAACATAAAGCCCTTTCCGCCACTCCGACAGCAGGGGGCAGCAGCGCCATTTTGTCACCCGGTCTATCCCATAATGCGTTCGGGGCACCACGTGACCAGCGTGCACTAATCGTGTCACCACGTAAACACGCACGTTTGGCTCGTGGTTGCGTTACTTCATTATAAATTATACGCTGTCTAATAATTCAGCGAATAGACACCTAATAAACACTTAATAAAGCGTTATGAAGGTGAAAGTGCTTTGTCGGAACCCGGACGATTATGTTCGAGAAACTTCAAAAGATATACAGCGCGGTGAGTGTACTGCTTATGCTAAGCTAATGTTACACGAGGGCTGAACCCTCATAGAGGgtgcactaaataaataataatttagtgAACtgtttaaggaataaaacctaaTCCAGGTCAGGGTGGGAGCACTAACTCTTCTTCATGTCAAGCTGCATCACAGcatcctgtcgttgattatttccccataACAGCACGTGCTGAAGTGTATTAGTTCTCTTATACGGTCCCTGTTCttatttacattacagcagctataaacactaaCCAATATATAAACACTAACCAATAAACACTAACCAGCCAAtttctttgtatattttgaaaataattagATAGATGAAGGAAAAATACAccatgtcatgttactgagacacTGCAAAACGCAAACCCCGACCTTGTattaaacactgacactggagactccttccattaatattaaataaacgtctcaTTGCAGTATACATcctttcagcatgataattTTATTAGGATCGGTTGAATTTGAATctgtcattttttgtttgtttctatagTTCCCAGGAATTACGATCCTACTCTACATCCGTTTGAGGTGCCGAGGGAATACACCAGAGCCCTGAATGCCACTAAGCTCGATCGGCTGTTCGCAAAGCCCTTCGTGGCGTCACTGGACGGCCACAGAGACAGCGTCAACTGCATCGCCAGGCACACCAAGAGTCTCTCCACTGTGCTGTCCGGAGCTTGTGATGGACAGGTATACCACCGGTTGACATTATTATACAGACTTCAAGGACAACTCCATCCGGAATGACTTGCACGCTAATCTTTATAACCAATATCCGAGCTTTAACGGTGTCCTAGTTGTAGCGAAATTTAAAACGCTTGATGTGTTTAGTTTCAACTTGGATCATGAGTGATGATTAACGTTTTCTTGTATTGCTcatgctttgtgtttttttatgataGGTAAAGCTTTGGAACCTGAGCAAGCGGGAATGTCTGCGAACGATCCAAGCGCATGAAGGCTTCGTCAGGGGAATATGCTCACGCTTTTGTGGAACTTCGTTTTTCACGGTACTTCAGCACACTTTCCTGGCACTGTGTCTGTGCGTTTATCGTTCTGCAGATTTTTCTGATCTCTGAAATTCATTTGTATGTATCTACTTTTTTGACATAACATGTCGTATATGTCGCAAGAAGTCTTATTCCGTATTTCCTGTGGCAGGTAGGAGACGATAAGACCATTAAGCAATGGAACATGGAGGCCCCTGGTTATGGGGTGCAGGAGGAACCACTGACTACTATACTTGGGAAGGTATATGATTTCATTCTTTAAATTGGAAGTAATCTATTCGTCATACTTTATTTGGCCATGTTGAATCAGTTTTTGGGACATCTGTTGCCGCTTTATTATTGTTCTCTTTATTAATGCAATTATtccaattagccaatcatgtgctAGCAGCACAGTGCATCAAGTCCTATAAGATTCAGGTAAAAAGCTTCAGCTAGTGTTtatatcaaacatcaaaa containing:
- the zgc:101716 gene encoding uncharacterized protein C8orf76 homolog isoform X2 — protein: MEILGSTFDDSVFEESRNRDLFTDLPAYTPKTCEPEWFCHYEKFEDELDEQKTMKFRADLKYRKKQYQEAIDDYTVCLPLVPNNNLSMKRDVLEGMARCYRHLGKSGQALEICEKLRNEATNTCHLTCVLQLEQSIHEGCGDVMSSISSLKQLCSVHPFNPWYWLNLATSYQSLLEKNTSQIPQAFIQQQQEEKEARLKACMCFIRTRLLIEILKIQQFSFVLERSMKTLQAIEASLQEMQLKEETIRLISKKVCSSLPQQRVHNKIKNKQSCPFII
- the zgc:101716 gene encoding uncharacterized protein C8orf76 homolog isoform X1; amino-acid sequence: MEILGSTFDDSVFEESRNRDLFTDLPAYTPKTCEPEWFCHYEKFEDELDEQKTMKFRADLKYRKKQYQEAIDDYTVCLPLVPNNNLSMKRDVLEGMARCYRHLGKSGQALEICEKLRNEATNTCHLTCVLQLEQSIHEGCGDVMSSISSLKQLCSVHPFNPWYWLNLATSYQSLLEKNTSQIPQAFIQQQQEEKEARLKACMCFIRTRLLIEILKIQQFSFVLERSMKTLQAIEASLQEMQLKEETIRLISKVMAEDLNPEKMREENQDGEGLSGLTIKDFEERWWNKLHACLLMKENTVVSSDKELETG